The following coding sequences lie in one Pseudoxanthomonas sp. SE1 genomic window:
- a CDS encoding glutamine synthetase family protein gives MRPDSAAPLLPADDAATLASIPDCEQIDLLLPDMNGLLRGKRITREALEKVYRDGVCLPMSLIATDITGNTVEETGLGYDIGDEDRVCRPVPGSLRPVPWSPRPAAQLLLSMEDAQGGMFEANPREVLKRVLARYAARGLKPVVAVELEFYLFDQRMDDAGRPRTSINPATGQRNTSTQVYYMEDLNDYRGFTDAVAAICRAQRIPADTAVAEYAPGQFEINLKHRDDALLACDDAIYLKRAIKAAAQQQGLMASFMAKPFAEQAGSGMHIHASVLDAEGRNIFASPPSAPADALKHAIGGLQRSDQDCLLLFAPHANSYRRFVLNAFVPLNDAWGYNNRTVAMRIPHSDEANTRIEHRIAGADANIYLVTAAVLAGMLHGMEQGFDPGPPVTGNAYEQTEVRTPFWREAIGAFMGSEFIREQFGMSFQHIYGQQKLKEMHSFYTEVTDLEYAWYLRSV, from the coding sequence ATGCGCCCCGATTCCGCTGCGCCTCTCCTGCCTGCCGACGATGCCGCCACGCTGGCGTCGATCCCCGATTGCGAGCAGATCGACCTGCTGCTGCCGGACATGAACGGCCTGCTGCGCGGCAAGCGCATCACGCGCGAGGCACTGGAGAAGGTCTATCGCGACGGCGTGTGCCTGCCGATGTCGCTGATCGCCACCGACATCACCGGCAATACCGTCGAGGAAACCGGGCTGGGTTACGACATCGGCGACGAGGACCGCGTGTGCCGCCCCGTGCCGGGCTCGCTGCGGCCCGTGCCATGGTCGCCGCGCCCTGCCGCACAACTCCTGCTGAGCATGGAAGACGCACAGGGCGGCATGTTCGAAGCCAATCCGCGCGAAGTGCTGAAGCGCGTGCTGGCGCGCTATGCGGCGCGGGGCTTGAAGCCGGTGGTGGCGGTGGAACTGGAGTTCTACCTGTTCGACCAGCGTATGGACGACGCCGGTCGCCCACGCACCTCGATCAATCCGGCGACCGGCCAGCGCAACACCAGCACGCAGGTCTACTACATGGAAGACCTCAACGACTACCGCGGTTTCACCGATGCGGTGGCCGCCATCTGCCGGGCGCAGCGCATTCCCGCGGACACTGCGGTGGCGGAATACGCACCGGGCCAGTTCGAGATCAACCTGAAACACCGCGACGACGCCCTGCTCGCCTGCGACGACGCCATCTACCTGAAGCGCGCGATCAAGGCCGCCGCGCAGCAGCAGGGGTTGATGGCCAGCTTCATGGCCAAGCCGTTCGCCGAACAGGCCGGCAGCGGCATGCACATCCACGCCAGCGTGCTGGATGCCGAGGGCCGCAACATCTTCGCCTCGCCGCCGTCGGCACCGGCCGATGCCCTGAAGCACGCCATCGGCGGCCTGCAGCGCAGCGACCAGGATTGCCTGCTGCTGTTCGCACCGCATGCCAACAGCTACCGGCGCTTCGTGCTGAATGCCTTCGTGCCGCTCAATGACGCCTGGGGCTACAACAACCGCACGGTCGCCATGCGCATCCCGCACAGCGACGAAGCCAACACGCGCATCGAACACCGCATCGCCGGTGCCGATGCCAACATCTACCTCGTTACCGCCGCCGTGCTCGCCGGCATGCTGCACGGCATGGAACAGGGCTTCGATCCCGGCCCCCCGGTCACCGGCAACGCCTACGAGCAGACCGAGGTCCGCACACCGTTCTGGCGCGAGGCGATCGGCGCGTTCATGGGCAGCGAGTTCATCCGCGAACAATTCGGCATG
- a CDS encoding gamma-glutamyl-gamma-aminobutyrate hydrolase family protein, translating to MTSLPRVGLPTDHKQIGAHPFLAVGEKYVRAVVDGAGCMPLLVPTLDPVLPLRQVLDGLDGLLLTGAVSNIEPHHYSDESSYEGNLLDPRRDATNLPLIPLAIEMGVPVLAICRGFQEVNVAFGGTLYQKVHEQPGFMDHRENKDDPLDVQYGPAHGIALVPGGVLATLVGDTRATVNSLHGQGVRRLGEGLVVEAQAPDGLIEAFRHDGPAFMLAVQWHPEWKVADNPFYLALFRAFGDACRARAARRGAVA from the coding sequence ATGACCTCGCTGCCGCGGGTCGGTCTGCCGACCGACCACAAGCAAATCGGTGCGCATCCCTTTCTTGCCGTTGGCGAGAAGTACGTGCGCGCGGTGGTCGACGGGGCGGGCTGCATGCCACTGCTGGTGCCGACGCTGGACCCGGTGTTGCCGCTGCGCCAGGTACTCGACGGCCTCGACGGCCTGCTGCTGACCGGGGCGGTGAGCAATATCGAGCCGCACCACTACAGCGATGAGTCCAGCTACGAGGGCAACCTGCTGGATCCGCGCCGTGACGCCACCAACCTGCCGTTGATTCCGCTCGCCATCGAGATGGGCGTGCCGGTACTTGCCATCTGCCGCGGCTTCCAGGAAGTGAACGTCGCCTTCGGTGGAACGCTGTACCAGAAGGTCCATGAGCAGCCCGGTTTCATGGATCACCGCGAGAACAAGGACGATCCGCTGGACGTGCAGTACGGCCCTGCGCACGGCATCGCGCTGGTGCCGGGTGGCGTGCTTGCCACGCTGGTCGGTGACACGCGTGCCACCGTCAATTCGCTGCATGGCCAGGGCGTGCGTCGCCTGGGCGAAGGGCTGGTCGTCGAAGCGCAGGCGCCGGACGGCCTGATCGAGGCCTTCCGCCACGACGGACCGGCGTTCATGCTGGCGGTGCAGTGGCATCCCGAATGGAAGGTCGCGGACAACCCGTTCTACCTTGCACTTTTCCGGGCATTCGGCGATGCCTGTCGCGCCCGTGCGGCACGCCGCGGAGCCGTGGCATGA
- a CDS encoding glutamine synthetase family protein → MSQKQTQRKTVAAAEPSESSLRRWLKERSITEVECLVPDITGIARGKIIPADKFSHDYGTRLPEGIFATTVTGDYPDDYYDLTSPSDSDMFLRPDPDTVRMVPWATDPTAQVIHDCHTKDGKPHDLAPRNVLRRVLAAYEKEGLRPVVAPELEFFLVQKNTDPDFPLLPPAGRSGRPETARQSYSIDAVNEFDPILDLMYDYCDAMELDVDTLIHESGAAQLEVNFTHDDALSRADQVFLFKRTMREAAMRHGVYATFLAKPMENEPGSAMHIHQSLLDVKTGRNVFTGKTEGKGSKLFGHYLGGLQKYVPMAMAFFGPNVNSYRRLALGQVAPINVQWGYDNRTCGLRVPMDTPENMRVESRFAGSDANPYLAMAGTLACGLLGIREQLKPTEPLSSSAQDLGFELPRSLGEALDALEDCKPLQELMGARFVRAYVSVKRKEYETFFRVISSWEREFLLLNV, encoded by the coding sequence ATGAGCCAGAAACAGACACAACGAAAGACCGTCGCGGCCGCCGAGCCTTCCGAGAGTTCACTGCGCCGTTGGTTGAAAGAGCGCAGCATCACCGAAGTCGAATGCCTGGTGCCCGACATCACCGGCATCGCGCGCGGCAAGATCATCCCCGCCGACAAGTTCAGCCACGACTACGGCACGCGCCTGCCCGAAGGCATCTTCGCGACCACCGTCACCGGCGATTATCCCGACGACTATTACGACCTGACGTCACCGTCGGACTCGGACATGTTCCTGCGTCCCGACCCGGACACCGTCCGCATGGTGCCGTGGGCCACCGATCCCACCGCGCAGGTCATCCACGATTGCCACACCAAGGACGGCAAGCCGCACGACCTGGCTCCGCGCAATGTGCTGCGGCGCGTGCTGGCGGCCTATGAAAAGGAAGGATTGCGGCCGGTGGTGGCGCCGGAACTGGAGTTCTTCCTGGTGCAGAAGAACACCGATCCCGATTTCCCGCTGCTGCCGCCCGCCGGTCGTTCGGGCCGCCCCGAAACGGCACGCCAGTCGTACTCCATCGATGCGGTCAACGAATTCGACCCCATCCTCGACCTGATGTACGACTACTGCGATGCCATGGAGCTGGACGTGGACACGCTGATCCACGAATCCGGCGCCGCGCAGCTGGAAGTGAACTTCACCCACGACGATGCCTTGTCGCGCGCGGACCAGGTGTTCCTGTTCAAGCGCACGATGCGAGAGGCGGCGATGCGCCATGGCGTGTACGCCACCTTCCTGGCCAAGCCGATGGAGAACGAGCCCGGCAGCGCCATGCACATCCACCAGAGCCTGCTGGACGTGAAGACCGGCCGCAATGTCTTCACCGGCAAGACCGAAGGCAAGGGCAGCAAGCTGTTCGGCCATTACCTGGGCGGGCTGCAGAAATACGTGCCGATGGCGATGGCGTTCTTCGGTCCCAACGTCAATTCCTATCGCCGGCTGGCGCTGGGGCAGGTGGCGCCGATCAACGTGCAGTGGGGCTACGACAACCGTACCTGCGGCCTGCGCGTGCCGATGGACACGCCGGAAAACATGCGGGTGGAAAGCCGGTTCGCGGGTTCCGATGCCAACCCCTATCTCGCCATGGCCGGGACGCTGGCCTGCGGCCTGCTGGGCATCCGCGAACAGCTCAAGCCGACCGAACCGCTTTCCAGTAGTGCGCAGGATCTCGGTTTCGAGCTGCCCCGCTCGCTGGGCGAGGCGCTGGATGCGCTGGAAGACTGCAAACCCCTGCAGGAACTGATGGGGGCGCGTTTCGTGCGCGCCTACGTATCGGTGAAGCGCAAGGAATACGAAACCTTCTTCCGCGTGATCAGTTCGTGGGAGCGGGAGTTCCTGTTGTTGAACGTTTGA
- a CDS encoding aspartate aminotransferase family protein, whose amino-acid sequence MTRLDTRTLQKLDAEHHLHPFNDNAALAKKGTRILTKGEGCYVWDADGNQLLDAFAGLWCVNIGYGRRELGEVASKQMTQLAYYNSFFQCTTEPTIALAAKLAELAPGDLNHSFFVNSGSEANDTILRMVRHFWAVQDQPQKNIFIGRHDGYHGTTMAGASLGGMKGMHKQGGLPIPDIHHIDPPFWFADGGELSEDEYGLVAARRLEQKILELGPERVAAFIGEPIMGAIGVYIPPKTYWPEIERICRQYDVLLVADEVICGFGRTGEWFGSQYFGFQPDIMPVAKGITSGYIPLGAAMFNDRVAKVLKEQGGELAHGATYSGHPVCAAVALENIRILQDEKIVERAKNEVAPYLAQRWAELGEHRLVGQARIAGMVGALELVPDKGKRAFFPERGTVGPRCRDHALKHGLILRATWDAMLLSPPLVITRAQVDELFDKTWKALDDTAADLGM is encoded by the coding sequence ATGACCCGACTCGACACCCGCACCCTGCAGAAGCTCGACGCCGAGCACCACCTGCATCCGTTCAACGACAACGCCGCGCTGGCGAAGAAGGGCACGCGCATCCTGACCAAGGGGGAGGGATGCTATGTCTGGGATGCGGACGGCAACCAGCTGCTGGATGCCTTCGCCGGCCTGTGGTGCGTCAACATCGGCTACGGCCGCCGGGAACTGGGCGAGGTGGCGTCGAAGCAGATGACGCAGCTTGCCTACTACAACAGCTTCTTCCAGTGCACCACCGAGCCGACCATCGCGTTGGCGGCGAAGCTGGCGGAACTGGCGCCGGGCGACCTCAACCATTCCTTCTTCGTCAATTCCGGTTCGGAAGCCAACGACACCATCCTGCGCATGGTCCGCCACTTCTGGGCGGTGCAGGACCAGCCGCAGAAGAACATCTTCATCGGCCGCCACGACGGCTACCACGGCACCACCATGGCCGGTGCCAGCCTCGGCGGCATGAAGGGGATGCACAAGCAGGGCGGCCTGCCGATCCCGGACATCCACCACATTGATCCGCCGTTCTGGTTCGCCGACGGCGGCGAGCTGTCGGAGGACGAGTACGGCCTGGTCGCGGCGCGCCGGCTGGAGCAGAAGATCCTGGAACTGGGGCCGGAGCGCGTGGCGGCCTTCATCGGCGAACCCATCATGGGTGCCATCGGTGTCTACATTCCGCCCAAGACCTACTGGCCCGAGATCGAACGCATCTGCCGCCAGTACGACGTGCTGCTGGTGGCCGATGAAGTCATCTGCGGCTTCGGCCGCACCGGCGAGTGGTTCGGCTCGCAGTACTTCGGTTTCCAGCCCGACATCATGCCGGTGGCGAAGGGCATCACCTCGGGTTACATCCCGCTGGGTGCCGCGATGTTCAACGACCGCGTGGCCAAGGTATTGAAGGAGCAGGGGGGCGAACTGGCGCACGGCGCCACGTATTCCGGCCACCCGGTCTGCGCGGCGGTGGCGCTGGAGAACATCCGCATCCTGCAGGACGAGAAGATCGTCGAGCGTGCGAAGAACGAGGTCGCGCCTTACCTGGCGCAGCGCTGGGCCGAACTGGGCGAGCACCGGCTGGTCGGGCAGGCGCGTATCGCCGGCATGGTCGGCGCACTGGAACTGGTGCCGGACAAGGGCAAACGTGCGTTCTTCCCCGAGCGCGGTACCGTCGGCCCGCGTTGCCGCGACCACGCGCTGAAGCACGGACTGATCCTGCGCGCCACCTGGGATGCGATGCTGCTGTCGCCCCCGCTGGTGATCACCCGCGCGCAGGTGGACGAGTTGTTCGACAAGACGTGGAAGGCCCTCGACGACACCGCGGCGGACCTCGGGATGTAG
- a CDS encoding polyamine ABC transporter substrate-binding protein, giving the protein MKLKTLTVMLAAAVLAACGGKDETAADGAPSKTLNVYNWSDYIAEDTIPNFEQSTGVEVTYDVFDSDEMVETKLLAGSSGYDVVVPSLSFLGRQIQAGVFLPLDKSKLPNLKNLDPKMLERIALQDPGNQYAVPYLWGTSGIGYNVDKIKAIFGETAVTGSWDVVFKPENAAKLKDCGITVLDTPSELIPIALNYLGEDPHSFDPATIDKAAALLKSIRPYIRNFHSSSYINDLANGDVCLVVGWSGDIIQARDRAAEAGNGVNVAYSIPKEGAPQWFDMLAIPKDAKNVDNAYAFINYLLDPKVAAANTNYVTYPNPVPASRPLVEKSIAEDPTIYPPADVDAKLFTFAVLPPEVDRQYTRIWTELKTGR; this is encoded by the coding sequence ATGAAGCTCAAGACCCTCACCGTCATGCTGGCCGCCGCCGTGCTGGCTGCCTGTGGCGGCAAGGACGAGACGGCCGCCGACGGCGCGCCCTCCAAGACCCTCAACGTCTACAACTGGTCGGACTACATCGCGGAGGACACGATCCCCAATTTCGAGCAGTCCACCGGCGTCGAGGTCACGTATGACGTGTTCGACAGTGATGAGATGGTCGAGACCAAATTGCTGGCCGGCAGCAGTGGTTACGACGTGGTGGTGCCGTCGCTCAGTTTCCTGGGGCGCCAGATCCAGGCCGGCGTGTTCCTGCCGCTGGACAAGAGCAAGCTCCCGAACCTGAAGAACCTCGACCCGAAGATGCTCGAACGCATCGCGCTGCAGGACCCGGGCAACCAGTACGCCGTGCCGTATCTCTGGGGCACCAGCGGCATCGGTTACAACGTCGACAAGATCAAGGCCATCTTCGGCGAAACCGCCGTGACCGGCAGCTGGGACGTGGTGTTCAAGCCGGAGAACGCGGCCAAGCTGAAGGACTGCGGCATCACGGTGCTGGACACGCCGTCGGAGCTGATCCCGATCGCGCTGAACTACCTGGGCGAAGACCCGCACAGTTTCGATCCGGCCACCATCGACAAGGCGGCGGCGCTGCTGAAGTCGATCCGGCCGTACATCCGCAACTTCCACTCGTCTTCCTACATCAATGACCTCGCCAACGGCGATGTCTGCCTGGTGGTCGGCTGGTCGGGCGACATCATCCAGGCGCGCGACCGCGCGGCAGAGGCGGGCAACGGCGTCAACGTGGCGTACTCGATCCCGAAGGAAGGTGCGCCGCAGTGGTTCGACATGCTGGCCATCCCGAAGGATGCGAAGAATGTCGACAACGCCTACGCCTTCATCAACTACCTGCTCGACCCGAAGGTAGCGGCGGCGAACACCAACTACGTGACCTATCCGAACCCGGTGCCGGCGTCCCGGCCGCTGGTCGAGAAGAGCATCGCCGAGGATCCGACGATCTATCCACCGGCGGACGTGGACGCGAAATTGTTCACTTTCGCGGTGCTGCCGCCGGAAGTGGATCGCCAGTACACGCGCATCTGGACGGAGCTGAAGACCGGACGCTGA
- a CDS encoding polyamine ABC transporter substrate-binding protein translates to MKLRVLATTLALCTLAACGGKPAGEGGTDTGGAKQVNVYNWSDYIAEDTIPNFEKSTGIKVTYDVFDSNEVLETKLLAGSSGYDVVVPTMNFLGRQIQAGVFLPLDKSKIPNYANLDPAIMKRLENQDPGNQHAIPYMWGTTGIGYNVDKVKAAFGNTDIANSLDIVFKPENISKLKDCGVTFLDTPSEIIPIALNYLGEDPNSQDAAVIDKAAALLKTIRPYITNFHSSQYIDAMANGDTCLVVGWSGDIIQARDRAAEAGNGVNIAYAIPKEGAPQWFDMLAIPKGAKHVDEAYAFINYLLDPQVMANNSNFISYPNAIPKAKDLMEKTITEDPTIYPTPEVEAKLFTFAIIPPEVDRQYTRIWTELKTGK, encoded by the coding sequence ATGAAACTGCGCGTACTGGCAACCACCCTGGCCCTGTGCACCCTCGCCGCATGCGGCGGAAAACCCGCCGGAGAAGGCGGCACCGACACTGGCGGCGCCAAGCAGGTCAACGTCTACAACTGGTCCGACTACATCGCCGAAGACACCATCCCGAACTTCGAGAAGAGCACCGGCATCAAGGTGACCTACGACGTGTTCGACAGCAACGAGGTGCTGGAAACCAAGCTGCTGGCCGGCAGCAGCGGTTACGACGTGGTGGTGCCGACGATGAACTTCCTCGGCCGGCAGATCCAGGCCGGCGTGTTCCTGCCGCTGGACAAGAGCAAGATCCCCAACTACGCCAACCTCGACCCGGCCATCATGAAGCGGCTGGAGAACCAGGACCCCGGCAACCAGCATGCGATCCCCTACATGTGGGGGACCACCGGCATCGGCTACAACGTGGACAAGGTGAAGGCGGCCTTCGGCAATACCGATATCGCCAACAGCCTGGACATCGTGTTCAAGCCCGAGAACATTTCCAAGTTGAAGGACTGCGGCGTGACCTTCCTGGACACGCCCTCGGAGATCATCCCGATCGCGCTCAACTACCTGGGCGAGGATCCCAACAGCCAGGACGCGGCGGTGATCGACAAGGCCGCCGCCCTGCTGAAGACGATCCGCCCGTACATCACCAACTTCCACTCCTCGCAGTACATCGACGCGATGGCCAATGGCGATACCTGCCTGGTCGTGGGCTGGTCGGGCGACATCATCCAGGCGCGCGACCGCGCCGCCGAAGCGGGCAACGGCGTCAACATCGCCTATGCGATTCCGAAGGAAGGCGCGCCGCAATGGTTCGACATGCTGGCCATCCCGAAGGGCGCCAAGCACGTCGATGAGGCCTATGCCTTCATCAACTACCTGCTCGACCCGCAGGTGATGGCGAACAACTCGAACTTCATCAGCTATCCGAATGCGATCCCCAAGGCGAAGGATCTGATGGAGAAGACGATCACCGAGGATCCGACGATCTATCCGACGCCCGAGGTCGAGGCCAAGCTGTTCACCTTCGCCATCATTCCGCCGGAAGTGGACCGCCAGTACACCCGCATCTGGACGGAACTGAAGACCGGCAAGTAA
- the potA gene encoding polyamine ABC transporter ATP-binding protein, protein MAAEQGNGAAQNGKANAQEYLRIVDVRKEFDGFVAVDDTNLTIRKGEIFALLGGSGSGKSTLLRCLAGFEKPSSGKIYLDGQLLNDLPPYERPLNMMFQSYALFPHMTVEQNIAFGLKQDGLSKDAIRKRVEEMLALVQLGKLAKRKPHQLSGGQQQRVALARSLAKGPKLLLLDEPMGALDKKLRSQMQLELVSIIEKSGVTCVMVTHDQEEAMTMATRIALMDQGWIRQVGTPDEIYEQPTSRFAAEFIGSVNLIEGVVEEDEADYVTIRSPQLPDPIYIGHGISGFEGQEVGFAVRPEKLGIGKQEPEQPHNKAKGVIEDIAYFGSHSVYHVRLPSGYKFMANFANVQRWASEGLTWNDEVWVWWGDNDGVVLTS, encoded by the coding sequence ATGGCGGCAGAACAGGGCAACGGCGCGGCACAGAACGGCAAGGCGAATGCGCAGGAGTATCTGCGCATCGTCGATGTGCGCAAGGAGTTCGATGGTTTCGTGGCGGTGGACGACACCAACCTGACCATCCGCAAGGGCGAGATCTTCGCCCTGCTCGGTGGATCGGGCAGCGGCAAGTCGACGCTGCTCCGATGTCTGGCAGGCTTCGAAAAGCCCTCGTCCGGCAAGATCTATCTGGACGGTCAGCTGCTCAACGATCTGCCCCCGTACGAGCGGCCGCTCAACATGATGTTCCAGTCGTATGCGCTGTTCCCGCACATGACGGTGGAGCAGAACATCGCCTTCGGCCTGAAGCAGGATGGCCTGTCCAAGGATGCCATCAGGAAGCGCGTGGAAGAGATGCTCGCGCTGGTGCAGCTGGGCAAGCTGGCCAAGCGCAAACCGCATCAGCTTTCCGGCGGCCAGCAGCAGCGCGTGGCGCTGGCGCGCTCCCTGGCCAAGGGCCCGAAGCTGTTGCTGCTCGATGAACCGATGGGCGCGCTGGACAAGAAGCTGCGCTCGCAGATGCAGCTGGAACTGGTGAGCATCATCGAGAAGTCGGGCGTGACCTGCGTGATGGTCACCCACGACCAGGAAGAGGCGATGACCATGGCCACGCGCATCGCGCTGATGGACCAGGGCTGGATCCGCCAGGTCGGTACGCCCGACGAAATCTACGAGCAACCCACCAGTCGCTTCGCCGCCGAGTTCATCGGCTCGGTCAACCTGATCGAAGGCGTGGTGGAGGAGGACGAAGCCGACTACGTCACCATCCGCTCGCCGCAGCTGCCGGATCCGATCTACATCGGCCATGGCATCTCCGGCTTCGAAGGACAGGAAGTCGGCTTCGCGGTGCGGCCGGAGAAGCTGGGCATCGGCAAGCAGGAACCGGAACAGCCGCACAACAAGGCGAAGGGTGTGATCGAGGACATCGCCTACTTCGGCAGCCACTCGGTCTACCACGTGCGCCTGCCGAGCGGTTACAAGTTCATGGCCAACTTCGCCAACGTGCAGCGCTGGGCCAGCGAGGGACTCACCTGGAATGATGAAGTCTGGGTGTGGTGGGGCGACAACGACGGCGTGGTGCTGACCTCATGA
- a CDS encoding ABC transporter permease subunit: protein MNILRSLGKRLPGPRWGVISVPYVWLLLFFAIPFLIVLKISFAKLAIAMPPYTPILEYIDEALTLKLNLGNYTALFTDSQYIQAYLSSIKIAAISTFLALLVAYPIAYVIARLPPSSRNIAMMLVVLPSWTSFLIRVYAWIGILKNNGLLNNLLMKIGIIDEPLQILYTPMAAYIGIVYCYLPFMVLPLYTNLVKHDNRLLEAAYDLGAKPWKAFFTITLPLSKAGIIAGCMLVMIPAVGEFVIPELLGGPDTLMIGRVLWGEFFNNRDWPAASAVAIVMLILLLIPILIFNRVQQRELEGRLT, encoded by the coding sequence ATGAACATCCTCCGTTCCCTGGGCAAGCGCCTGCCGGGGCCACGCTGGGGCGTCATCTCGGTGCCCTACGTGTGGCTGCTGCTGTTCTTCGCCATCCCGTTCCTGATCGTGCTGAAGATCTCGTTCGCCAAGCTGGCGATCGCGATGCCGCCGTACACGCCCATCCTCGAATACATCGACGAGGCATTGACGCTCAAGCTCAACCTGGGCAACTACACCGCGCTCTTCACCGACTCGCAGTACATCCAGGCGTATCTCAGCTCGATCAAGATCGCGGCCATTTCAACGTTCCTGGCCTTGCTGGTGGCGTACCCGATCGCCTACGTCATCGCACGCCTGCCGCCTTCGTCGCGCAACATCGCGATGATGCTGGTGGTGCTGCCGTCGTGGACATCGTTCCTGATCCGGGTCTACGCGTGGATCGGCATCCTCAAGAACAACGGCCTGCTCAACAACCTGCTGATGAAGATCGGCATCATCGACGAACCGCTGCAGATCCTGTACACGCCGATGGCCGCGTACATCGGCATCGTCTACTGCTATCTGCCGTTCATGGTGCTGCCGCTGTATACCAACCTGGTGAAGCACGACAACCGGTTGCTGGAGGCGGCCTACGACCTGGGCGCCAAGCCGTGGAAAGCGTTCTTCACCATCACGCTGCCGCTGTCGAAGGCGGGCATCATCGCGGGCTGCATGCTGGTGATGATCCCGGCGGTGGGTGAATTCGTCATACCGGAACTCCTGGGTGGCCCGGATACGCTGATGATTGGTCGGGTGCTGTGGGGCGAGTTCTTCAACAATCGCGACTGGCCAGCCGCATCCGCCGTGGCCATCGTCATGCTGATCCTGCTGCTGATCCCGATCCTGATCTTCAACCGCGTCCAGCAACGCGAACTGGAAGGGAGGCTGACATGA
- a CDS encoding ABC transporter permease subunit produces MSRVGQRTVNWVVLGLGFAFLYVPVFILMVYSFNESRLATVWSGFSFKWYGELFRDEKMLRAAWISIKVAFWTASAAVVLGTMAALVMTRMRRFPGKTLFGALITAPLVMPEVIIGLSILLMFVSLGQFIGFKPGGILSIWIAHVTFTLAFVTVVVSSRLSELDKSLEEAAMDLGANRIKVFFLITLPIIAPALVSGWLLAFTLSLDDVVIASFVAGPSSTTLPIEVFSSVRRGLSPKINALATLMILVVSVAAFLGWWFMYREEKRRQRDVQLALQENG; encoded by the coding sequence ATGAGCCGCGTCGGACAACGCACGGTCAACTGGGTGGTGCTCGGGCTGGGTTTCGCGTTCCTGTACGTGCCGGTCTTCATCCTGATGGTGTACTCCTTCAACGAGTCGCGCCTGGCCACGGTGTGGTCGGGTTTCTCGTTCAAGTGGTACGGCGAGCTGTTCCGCGACGAGAAGATGCTGCGCGCCGCATGGATCAGCATCAAGGTCGCGTTCTGGACCGCCAGCGCCGCGGTGGTACTGGGCACGATGGCGGCCCTGGTGATGACCCGCATGCGCCGCTTTCCCGGCAAGACACTGTTCGGTGCGCTGATCACCGCGCCGCTGGTGATGCCGGAGGTGATCATCGGCCTGTCGATCCTGCTGATGTTCGTGTCGCTGGGGCAGTTCATAGGCTTCAAGCCGGGCGGCATCCTGTCGATCTGGATCGCGCACGTCACCTTCACCCTGGCGTTCGTCACGGTGGTCGTGTCCTCACGCCTGTCCGAGCTGGACAAATCGCTGGAGGAAGCGGCGATGGACCTGGGTGCCAACCGCATCAAGGTGTTCTTCCTGATCACGCTGCCCATCATTGCGCCGGCGCTGGTATCCGGATGGCTGCTCGCCTTCACGCTGTCGCTGGACGATGTGGTGATCGCCAGCTTCGTTGCCGGGCCCAGTTCCACCACGCTGCCGATCGAGGTGTTCTCGTCGGTGCGACGAGGCCTGAGCCCGAAGATCAATGCGTTGGCCACGCTGATGATCCTGGTGGTCAGCGTGGCGGCGTTCCTGGGCTGGTGGTTCATGTATCGCGAGGAGAAGCGTCGCCAGCGCGACGTGCAACTGGCGTTGCAGGAGAACGGCTGA